One genomic segment of Catalinimonas alkaloidigena includes these proteins:
- a CDS encoding helix-turn-helix domain-containing protein has product MNMNANDIKISLITEKITSNPQDDFYAVCWIKHEIQGIEIDQILYENVANAVFFLNPGFDWKIIKKVAGTSSGYILYLPHAILNNPVFKNLHISEVRLFSAGEIPKINLTPGIEKRVQAILEMLDELVSTNLKHKEEAILSLLNTFFVYCDGKCNIKSVIHCNNAKSSLVYKFKKVVDQRFAQYHEVGDYAKLLNISDKYLNECVKEVLGTNAKNLIDEQLSMIARHQLKFTDKTIKEISYDLGFSSPEYFSFFVKKQSGSTPTQLRKE; this is encoded by the coding sequence ATGAATATGAACGCTAATGACATCAAAATATCGCTGATCACTGAAAAGATAACTTCTAACCCTCAGGATGATTTTTATGCTGTTTGCTGGATAAAGCATGAAATTCAGGGAATAGAGATTGATCAAATTTTGTATGAAAATGTAGCTAACGCTGTTTTCTTTTTGAACCCCGGATTTGATTGGAAGATCATTAAAAAAGTGGCAGGCACTTCATCCGGCTACATACTCTATCTTCCTCACGCCATTCTGAATAATCCTGTTTTCAAGAACCTTCATATTAGTGAAGTGCGGCTTTTTAGTGCGGGCGAAATCCCTAAGATAAACCTTACGCCCGGTATTGAAAAACGGGTTCAGGCGATTCTTGAAATGCTTGATGAACTTGTAAGTACCAACCTCAAACATAAAGAAGAAGCCATCCTTTCGCTTCTGAATACCTTTTTTGTCTACTGTGATGGTAAATGCAATATCAAATCCGTAATTCATTGTAATAACGCTAAATCAAGCCTGGTATATAAGTTTAAAAAAGTAGTGGACCAGCGGTTTGCGCAATACCATGAAGTGGGTGATTATGCTAAACTGCTTAATATTTCTGATAAATATCTGAATGAGTGTGTGAAAGAAGTTCTGGGTACAAATGCTAAAAATCTTATAGATGAACAATTGAGCATGATTGCCCGGCACCAACTCAAATTTACTGATAAGACCATCAAAGAAATAAGCTATGATTTAGGCTTTTCTTCACCGGAGTATTTCAGTTTTTTCGTTAAAAAGCAAAGCGGAAGTACACCTACTCAGCTTAGAAAAGAATAA
- a CDS encoding sulfatase, translating to MNTLSFYNLLLLSICTILISCVESEDTTVEQPTNIILLMGDDHGWEETAYNGHAYLQTPVLDEMAASGLRLDRFYSASPVCSPTRGSVITGRHPNRYGTFTPNWSIRPEEVSIAQVLRDAGYSSGHFGKWHLGPVKAASPTNPGAMGFDSWLSHDNFFEIDPVLSRDGAAPVKIEGESSEILIDETIRFIEEAQQQDKPFFAVVWFGSPHEPYSGLEEDLALYQNLPDSLSEQYVTLTSMETGKPVQRPLDSVLQERYAEITAMDRAIGKLREHLSAQGLQKNTLLWYCGDNGVPSSGKFNASLRGQKAMMYEGGIRVPGIIEWPQAIPEARSSSVNAVTSDMLPTLAALSGQPLPERPMDGINLMPLIRGEMEERPAPICFWDFEPGPILAADPEPYIDPELQQGTTPLVKIMAGQYTRSFQNFHYSDIGEDNYAGERAILDNRYKLVIDGEEGSGKELFDMDNDPEEQHNLISSKPEIAEKLEQQLLAWQESVLESLTGADYRE from the coding sequence ATGAACACACTATCTTTTTACAACTTATTATTACTTTCAATCTGTACCATCCTGATAAGCTGTGTAGAATCGGAAGATACTACTGTTGAACAACCAACTAACATCATTTTACTGATGGGGGATGATCATGGCTGGGAAGAAACCGCCTACAACGGCCATGCTTATCTACAAACCCCGGTGCTGGACGAAATGGCTGCCTCCGGGCTCCGGCTGGACCGTTTTTACTCGGCCTCTCCGGTCTGCTCACCCACCCGGGGTAGTGTCATTACCGGACGCCATCCCAACCGCTACGGTACCTTCACCCCTAACTGGTCAATACGTCCCGAGGAAGTCTCTATCGCCCAGGTTCTGCGAGATGCCGGTTACAGCAGCGGGCATTTCGGAAAGTGGCACTTAGGGCCGGTAAAAGCAGCTTCTCCCACCAATCCCGGAGCTATGGGTTTTGACAGCTGGCTTTCGCATGATAATTTCTTTGAAATTGATCCCGTACTTTCCAGAGATGGAGCAGCACCGGTCAAAATAGAGGGAGAAAGTTCGGAAATTCTGATTGACGAGACCATACGCTTTATAGAAGAGGCACAGCAGCAGGATAAGCCCTTCTTTGCGGTAGTCTGGTTTGGCTCTCCCCATGAACCATACAGTGGACTGGAAGAAGACCTTGCCTTGTATCAGAATTTACCGGATAGTCTTTCAGAACAGTACGTCACGCTCACTTCTATGGAAACGGGCAAGCCTGTGCAGCGGCCCCTTGATTCGGTATTGCAGGAGCGCTATGCCGAGATTACCGCCATGGACAGGGCCATAGGAAAATTACGTGAGCATTTGTCAGCGCAGGGTTTGCAAAAAAACACACTGCTTTGGTACTGTGGAGACAATGGCGTTCCTTCCAGCGGGAAGTTCAACGCTTCTTTACGAGGGCAGAAAGCCATGATGTATGAAGGAGGCATAAGGGTACCCGGAATTATTGAGTGGCCGCAGGCCATTCCGGAAGCAAGAAGCAGCTCGGTAAATGCTGTTACCAGTGATATGCTGCCTACGCTGGCTGCACTAAGTGGACAGCCACTGCCTGAACGTCCTATGGATGGTATCAATCTTATGCCCCTGATCAGGGGAGAGATGGAAGAACGTCCGGCGCCCATCTGCTTTTGGGATTTTGAACCCGGCCCCATTCTTGCCGCTGATCCTGAGCCTTATATTGACCCTGAACTACAGCAGGGAACTACCCCCCTGGTCAAGATCATGGCCGGACAATACACCCGTTCATTTCAGAATTTTCATTATTCTGATATTGGCGAGGACAATTATGCCGGAGAACGGGCTATACTGGATAATCGCTATAAACTGGTGATTGATGGAGAGGAGGGAAGCGGCAAAGAGCTGTTTGATATGGATAATGATCCGGAAGAGCAGCATAACCTGATCAGCAGTAAGCCGGAGATCGCGGAAAAGCTAGAACAGCAATTGCTTGCATGGCAGGAGTCAGTACTTGAGAGCCTGACCGGCGCCGACTATCGTGAGTAA
- a CDS encoding GNAT family N-acetyltransferase gives MLSLMRTDASHHDFEILVQQLDVELAQRDGEEHAFYAQYNTLDKIKYVIIAYEHDNAVACGAIKEFSPEAMEVKRMYTLPQARGKGMASRILGELESWAKELAYVKCVLETGKRQSEAIRLYEKNGYSIIPNYGQYVKMENSLCFEKIL, from the coding sequence ATGTTAAGCCTGATGCGTACTGATGCCTCTCATCATGATTTTGAGATACTCGTACAACAGCTGGATGTTGAACTGGCTCAGAGAGATGGAGAAGAACATGCATTCTACGCTCAATACAATACCTTAGACAAGATCAAATATGTTATTATCGCCTACGAGCATGATAATGCTGTGGCTTGTGGTGCCATAAAAGAATTTAGCCCGGAAGCGATGGAAGTAAAGCGTATGTATACGCTGCCACAAGCTAGAGGAAAAGGCATGGCAAGTCGTATACTTGGTGAACTGGAAAGCTGGGCTAAAGAACTGGCCTATGTCAAGTGTGTGCTGGAAACAGGAAAAAGACAGTCTGAAGCTATCAGGCTATATGAAAAGAATGGTTATAGTATAATTCCAAATTATGGCCAATATGTCAAGATGGAGAATAGTTTATGTTTTGAGAAAATATTGTAA
- a CDS encoding PAS domain-containing protein encodes MSVSKNIPEKVLSPILCWDVYSMFLLERKNEAKKNNDLRSLEKLHKQYHWQIELEAILSSSYEALVVTDSQQTICWVNDGFTQMTGYPASFALGRRPVFLQGKNTSPETKALIRQKLVQKKFCAADIVNYRKNGEEYLCHVEIHPVFDNQNQLAHFLALEKEALLIQNT; translated from the coding sequence ATGAGTGTAAGTAAAAATATACCCGAAAAGGTATTGTCTCCCATATTATGCTGGGATGTCTATTCCATGTTTTTACTGGAGAGAAAAAATGAAGCAAAAAAAAACAATGACCTGCGTTCACTGGAAAAATTACATAAGCAATACCATTGGCAGATTGAATTAGAGGCAATCTTATCCAGTTCATACGAAGCCCTGGTAGTTACTGATTCACAACAAACTATTTGTTGGGTCAATGATGGATTTACCCAGATGACCGGGTATCCGGCTAGTTTTGCGCTGGGGAGAAGACCGGTTTTTCTGCAGGGGAAAAATACTTCACCCGAAACCAAGGCGCTGATCAGACAAAAACTGGTTCAGAAAAAATTCTGTGCTGCCGATATAGTTAATTATCGTAAAAATGGTGAAGAGTATCTTTGCCATGTAGAGATCCATCCTGTATTTGATAACCAGAATCAGCTTGCTCATTTTCTGGCATTGGAAAAAGAAGCACTCTTAATTCAAAATACATAA
- a CDS encoding alpha/beta hydrolase, with protein MHGNNIIKAGKPVEEAEKVLIMIHGRGGSAEDILSLSSYLNVDKYALLAPQATQHTWYPHSFLMPTDQNEPGLSSALQWLAAIEQGLIDQGFASENIYFLGFSQGACLSLEYSSRHAKKYGGVIALTGGLIGDKLNAEKYHGDFEQTPVFIGSSDPDPHIPVDRVHASAEIIRDMHADVTVKIYKDRGHVISQQEIDLANTLIFV; from the coding sequence ATGCACGGCAATAACATTATAAAAGCAGGAAAACCAGTAGAAGAAGCTGAAAAAGTATTGATCATGATTCATGGTAGGGGAGGGTCAGCAGAGGATATTCTTAGCTTGTCATCCTACCTTAACGTAGACAAATATGCATTACTGGCACCGCAGGCAACCCAACATACCTGGTATCCTCACTCTTTTTTGATGCCCACCGACCAGAATGAGCCGGGGCTTTCTTCTGCTTTGCAATGGCTGGCAGCGATTGAGCAGGGGCTTATTGATCAGGGTTTTGCGTCTGAAAATATTTACTTTTTAGGTTTCTCCCAAGGGGCCTGCCTGAGTTTGGAATATAGTAGCAGACACGCCAAAAAATACGGAGGAGTCATAGCCCTCACCGGCGGACTCATCGGGGACAAGCTCAATGCAGAAAAATATCATGGTGACTTTGAGCAAACGCCTGTTTTTATTGGCAGTAGTGATCCTGATCCTCATATTCCAGTTGATAGAGTACATGCGTCAGCAGAAATAATCAGAGACATGCATGCTGATGTCACTGTCAAGATCTATAAAGACCGAGGACATGTTATCAGCCAACAGGAAATAGACCTGGCGAATACATTAATATTTGTGTAA
- a CDS encoding ring-cleaving dioxygenase — MENRILGLHHITAIAESAQRNLNFYTKILGLRLLKKTVNFDDPGTYHLYYGDEIGHAGTILTFFPYAGSRKGRNGSGMATQIAYAVPEGSFEFWTKRFEEYDVTYSPAAEKFGEQYIAFEDPDGLQFELVVPKQEDKRIAWVTDEISAEVAIRGFHGVTLTINNAEATAKVLTDIFDYHLLEQKGQHYRYMTDAVEEANIVDLIASPDGPKGLGGAGTNHHVAFRVKDEETQMKFRERVVEKGLHITQKIDRNYFYSLYFREPGGVLFEIATDNPGFGVDEPFDQLGSGLLLPPQYEARRAEIEAVLPKLV, encoded by the coding sequence ATGGAAAACAGAATTTTAGGCTTACATCATATTACAGCAATTGCTGAATCAGCTCAACGCAATCTGAATTTTTATACAAAAATATTGGGTTTGCGATTGCTAAAAAAGACGGTAAATTTTGACGATCCCGGTACATATCACCTATACTATGGAGATGAGATCGGACATGCGGGGACTATACTTACCTTCTTTCCTTATGCAGGAAGCCGAAAGGGCAGAAATGGAAGTGGCATGGCTACGCAAATTGCTTACGCAGTTCCTGAAGGCAGTTTTGAGTTCTGGACAAAGCGTTTTGAAGAATATGATGTTACTTACAGCCCAGCAGCTGAGAAGTTTGGTGAACAATATATTGCGTTCGAAGATCCTGATGGCTTACAGTTTGAACTGGTGGTTCCTAAGCAGGAAGATAAACGTATAGCCTGGGTGACTGACGAAATAAGCGCTGAAGTTGCCATCCGGGGATTTCATGGGGTGACCCTTACGATAAACAACGCAGAGGCAACCGCTAAGGTGCTTACAGATATCTTTGATTACCATTTGTTGGAACAGAAGGGTCAGCATTACCGCTATATGACTGATGCTGTTGAAGAGGCAAATATCGTTGATTTGATTGCATCCCCTGATGGACCTAAAGGTTTGGGTGGTGCTGGGACAAATCATCACGTAGCATTTCGGGTAAAAGATGAAGAAACGCAAATGAAATTTCGGGAACGGGTGGTAGAGAAAGGTTTGCATATTACCCAAAAAATTGACCGTAATTATTTTTATTCACTCTACTTCCGTGAGCCGGGAGGCGTACTCTTTGAAATCGCTACCGACAATCCGGGTTTTGGAGTTGATGAGCCATTTGATCAGTTAGGTTCAGGTTTGCTTCTTCCACCTCAGTACGAAGCACGCAGAGCAGAGATAGAGGCAGTATTACCTAAATTGGTTTAA
- a CDS encoding LuxR C-terminal-related transcriptional regulator, whose translation MEPTKVFVADHQELAVAGIKQLLSREKQFEIIGQTSSKRMLEKSLQLYTPDILVLDYANLRDFNLNDCLNLSAAYPYLKVFIITADQHQKRIMQVLESGVLAFLTKDCSAHEILNAFHSIVKGQKFFCNKVLDVLMNHKVYKSNADESSDKLSEREEQIIRFIAKGMGTQQIAAELNLSPHTINAHRKNILKKLDATSPVEMIVKAMSMKIITID comes from the coding sequence ATGGAACCAACAAAAGTATTTGTAGCTGATCATCAGGAACTTGCGGTTGCAGGAATAAAACAGCTACTTTCAAGAGAAAAGCAGTTTGAAATTATTGGTCAAACCAGCAGTAAAAGAATGCTGGAAAAATCGCTTCAACTGTATACGCCTGATATTCTGGTGCTAGACTATGCTAACCTAAGAGATTTCAACCTAAACGATTGCCTGAATCTTTCCGCTGCTTATCCATATCTTAAGGTTTTTATCATTACTGCTGATCAACATCAGAAACGTATTATGCAGGTGCTGGAATCAGGGGTGCTGGCCTTTCTTACAAAAGATTGTAGCGCGCATGAAATCCTAAATGCTTTTCATTCCATTGTCAAAGGGCAAAAATTTTTCTGCAATAAAGTGCTGGATGTGTTGATGAACCATAAAGTGTATAAATCAAATGCGGACGAATCTTCTGATAAGCTTAGTGAAAGAGAAGAGCAGATTATCCGATTCATTGCCAAAGGCATGGGTACCCAACAAATCGCTGCTGAGCTTAACCTGAGCCCACATACAATCAATGCTCACCGAAAAAATATTCTCAAAAAACTGGATGCAACCTCACCGGTTGAGATGATAGTAAAAGCCATGAGCATGAAAATTATCACCATAGATTAG
- a CDS encoding cysteine-rich CWC family protein produces MSLHETKYCHRCMEAFECKPGNIGECQCFGLRLTDSAKEYIFEHYSACLCRNCLEEIGQKLEAEK; encoded by the coding sequence ATGTCTTTGCACGAAACTAAATATTGTCACCGATGCATGGAAGCCTTTGAATGTAAACCCGGAAATATAGGTGAGTGCCAGTGTTTTGGCTTAAGACTTACTGATAGCGCAAAGGAGTATATATTTGAGCATTATAGTGCTTGCTTATGCCGAAACTGCCTTGAAGAAATCGGGCAAAAATTAGAGGCAGAAAAGTGA
- the metE gene encoding 5-methyltetrahydropteroyltriglutamate--homocysteine S-methyltransferase, producing the protein MQTHNLGYPRIGAHRELKKACENYWSGKISQADLLDTARQIRSENWKLQKESGIDLIPVNDFSLYDQVLDMSLMVGAIPKRFQALLKQGISPTDLYFAMARGYQKDGLDVVAMEMTKWFDTNYHYIVPEFYENQTFTKTSNKVVEEYKEAKAMGIPAKPVLIGPVSYLLLGKEKGASFDKLELLSSLLPVYLEILKALQQEGANWVQLDEPLLGMDLQDKDNRAFEYAYKVIRDTFPELKILLATYFEGIQHNLKTAVNLPVCALHLDLVRRTQQLEEVMENLPEKTTLSLGVVDGRNIWRNDYEQSLGLINQAVQKLGDGRVFIAPSCSLLHVPYDLALEKDQSADLTEVRQWLAFARQKIDEVVTLKQLATKVGTEEVEAKLRANQKAVESRKVSELIHNSKVKERLKAALTEDAERRNPFAVRKVKQAEALNLNIYPTTTIGSFPQTKEVRRWRRQHKKGELSADAYNQLIEEETEKAIRWQEEVGLDVLVHGEFERNDMVEYFGEQLEGFVFTRYGWVQSYGSRCVKPPIIFGDVSRPEAMTVKWATFAQSLTDKLVKGMLTGPVTILQWSFVRNDQPRAETCRQIAYAIRDEVSDLENHGIKVIQIDEPALREGLPLLRKHWEHYLDWAVSAFRVSASGVQDKTQIHTHMCYSEFNDIIRHIAAMDADVISIETSRSQMELLDAFADFQYPNEIGPGVYDIHSPRIPTSEEMITLLRKATSVLPAEQLWVNPDCGLKTRGWQETREALKRMVEAATGMRELVSDTAL; encoded by the coding sequence ATGCAAACGCACAATCTGGGTTATCCGCGAATTGGTGCCCATCGCGAACTAAAAAAAGCCTGCGAAAACTATTGGTCAGGCAAAATTTCTCAGGCTGACTTGCTGGATACAGCCCGTCAAATCCGTTCTGAAAACTGGAAGCTGCAAAAAGAGAGTGGTATTGACTTAATCCCGGTCAATGATTTTTCACTCTACGATCAGGTGCTGGATATGTCGCTGATGGTAGGAGCTATACCCAAACGTTTTCAAGCTCTTCTTAAACAGGGTATATCACCTACAGATCTGTATTTTGCGATGGCCAGAGGCTATCAGAAAGACGGCCTTGATGTGGTGGCTATGGAAATGACCAAATGGTTTGACACCAATTACCATTACATCGTACCTGAGTTTTATGAAAACCAAACTTTTACGAAGACTTCAAACAAAGTTGTAGAAGAATATAAGGAGGCTAAAGCCATGGGCATACCTGCTAAGCCGGTACTCATAGGGCCGGTTTCCTATTTATTGTTAGGGAAAGAAAAAGGTGCTTCTTTTGATAAACTGGAGCTTCTCTCTTCACTGCTTCCTGTCTACCTGGAAATTTTGAAAGCACTGCAGCAAGAGGGAGCAAATTGGGTTCAACTGGACGAACCTTTACTGGGCATGGACTTGCAGGATAAAGATAATCGTGCTTTTGAATATGCCTATAAAGTGATCCGTGATACCTTTCCCGAACTAAAGATTTTGTTGGCTACATATTTTGAAGGCATTCAACATAATCTGAAAACAGCTGTCAATTTGCCAGTATGTGCCCTGCACCTGGATCTGGTGCGCAGGACACAACAGTTGGAAGAAGTAATGGAAAATCTCCCTGAGAAAACCACCCTTTCACTTGGAGTGGTAGATGGCAGAAATATCTGGAGGAATGATTATGAGCAATCTTTAGGGCTTATCAACCAGGCAGTACAAAAACTGGGAGATGGGCGTGTATTTATCGCTCCTTCATGTTCACTACTGCATGTGCCTTATGATCTTGCACTGGAGAAAGATCAGAGCGCTGACTTGACAGAAGTTAGACAATGGCTGGCTTTCGCCCGTCAAAAGATTGATGAAGTAGTAACGCTAAAGCAACTTGCTACTAAAGTAGGGACAGAGGAAGTTGAAGCTAAGCTTAGAGCAAACCAAAAGGCAGTAGAAAGTCGTAAGGTTTCCGAACTTATTCACAACTCAAAAGTGAAAGAAAGACTAAAGGCTGCTCTGACTGAGGATGCAGAGCGTAGAAATCCCTTCGCAGTACGTAAGGTGAAACAGGCTGAGGCACTTAATCTTAACATTTACCCAACCACCACCATTGGTTCTTTTCCTCAGACGAAGGAGGTAAGAAGATGGAGACGACAGCACAAAAAAGGAGAGCTGAGTGCTGATGCCTATAATCAGTTGATTGAAGAAGAAACTGAAAAAGCAATCCGCTGGCAGGAAGAGGTAGGTCTGGATGTATTAGTACATGGTGAATTTGAGCGTAATGATATGGTGGAGTATTTTGGTGAGCAGCTTGAGGGCTTTGTTTTTACCCGTTATGGTTGGGTACAAAGTTATGGCAGCCGCTGTGTCAAGCCTCCTATCATCTTTGGTGATGTTTCAAGACCTGAAGCCATGACAGTAAAGTGGGCGACTTTTGCTCAGAGCTTAACGGATAAACTCGTCAAGGGAATGCTTACCGGTCCGGTCACCATTTTGCAATGGTCTTTTGTACGCAATGACCAGCCCCGTGCCGAAACTTGTAGGCAAATTGCCTACGCTATCCGAGATGAAGTGTCAGATCTGGAGAATCATGGCATTAAAGTTATTCAGATTGATGAGCCTGCGCTTCGTGAGGGCTTGCCTTTACTGAGGAAGCATTGGGAACATTATCTGGACTGGGCAGTATCGGCTTTCAGGGTTTCGGCATCCGGGGTACAAGATAAAACTCAGATCCATACCCATATGTGTTATTCTGAGTTTAATGACATTATCCGACATATAGCGGCTATGGATGCAGATGTGATCAGTATTGAAACTTCTCGTTCTCAGATGGAACTGCTGGATGCGTTCGCGGATTTTCAGTATCCAAATGAGATAGGTCCGGGGGTATATGATATTCACTCTCCCCGCATTCCGACTAGCGAAGAAATGATCACTCTGCTCAGAAAAGCCACTTCAGTCTTGCCTGCGGAGCAGCTTTGGGTGAATCCTGACTGTGGTCTGAAAACCAGAGGCTGGCAAGAAACCAGGGAGGCTTTAAAAAGAATGGTAGAAGCAGCTACAGGTATGCGCGAACTTGTAAGTGACACTGCTTTATAA
- a CDS encoding helix-turn-helix domain-containing protein — protein MVKFRKKWWLEKINKISSIANTKKESLYKKNNNFSASKSRFDELAMWKSILYNQRKKLIDLYTNTGTLPIQKKNRVPGKKTFIYKTEQILEAHLTDPNFGVCAFSFEMSMSRVHLYRLTKDFTGQSPSEYIRNYRLHKATLLLTQANKSVSEVAYLTGFNDLSHFSKCFKKVFGVCPSEYKKVEIMSYLFV, from the coding sequence ATGGTAAAATTTAGAAAAAAATGGTGGCTGGAAAAAATCAATAAGATTTCTAGCATAGCTAATACAAAAAAGGAGAGCCTTTATAAAAAAAACAACAATTTTAGTGCGTCAAAATCCCGGTTTGATGAGTTGGCAATGTGGAAAAGTATCTTATATAATCAGAGGAAAAAGTTGATTGACCTCTATACCAATACCGGTACTTTACCTATACAAAAAAAGAATCGTGTTCCCGGAAAAAAAACCTTTATTTACAAAACAGAACAAATTCTGGAAGCACATCTGACAGATCCGAACTTTGGAGTTTGCGCCTTCAGTTTTGAAATGAGCATGAGCCGGGTACACCTTTACCGGCTCACGAAGGATTTCACCGGTCAGTCTCCATCAGAATATATTCGTAACTACAGGCTCCATAAGGCCACCCTTCTACTTACACAAGCTAATAAGTCGGTCTCTGAAGTGGCCTATCTTACTGGCTTCAACGACCTTTCGCATTTCAGCAAATGCTTTAAAAAAGTATTTGGCGTTTGCCCATCCGAATACAAAAAAGTGGAAATCATGAGCTATTTATTTGTTTAA
- a CDS encoding nuclear transport factor 2 family protein, with amino-acid sequence MKKAEEILTNHLQALGSGDIDQLMQDYSEESVFITPNGLFKGLMAIQEEFSNLLRAFPPGSTLNILNKLIKDKYMLLMWSGESESLNIPFASDTFIISDDKIIFQSFAGQLIAK; translated from the coding sequence ATGAAAAAAGCAGAAGAAATTTTAACGAATCACTTACAGGCACTGGGAAGTGGAGACATAGATCAACTCATGCAGGACTACTCAGAAGAGTCGGTATTTATAACTCCCAATGGTTTATTCAAAGGTCTTATGGCAATTCAGGAAGAGTTTAGTAATTTACTGAGGGCCTTCCCTCCCGGCTCAACTTTAAACATTCTCAATAAACTCATCAAAGATAAATACATGCTTCTCATGTGGTCCGGAGAATCTGAAAGTCTAAACATACCCTTTGCTTCGGACACATTTATAATCAGTGACGATAAAATTATCTTTCAGTCTTTTGCCGGTCAGTTAATCGCCAAATGA
- a CDS encoding 3-keto-disaccharide hydrolase → MLRFLFTLTTLLFFTFQSFAQVPPKHHPKTKGDDWKLLFQPDLSDAIYPEGVWSFEDGVLTATEDQAIWTEEEYDNFIINLEFKTAEGTNSGVIVYASDIDNWIPNSVEIQIADDYAEQWANADPTWQAGAVFGHLAPKRSKVKKPGKWNKYTITCKDQMIWVMLNGEMVSEMDMSKWTSATTNPDGSEIPSWLSTPFSELPTHGRIGLQGKHAGAPIWFRNMKVKILP, encoded by the coding sequence ATGCTGAGATTTCTATTTACATTGACAACACTCCTTTTTTTTACATTTCAATCATTTGCCCAGGTACCCCCTAAGCATCATCCAAAAACAAAAGGTGATGATTGGAAACTGCTTTTTCAGCCTGACTTATCCGACGCTATCTATCCTGAGGGCGTATGGTCATTTGAAGATGGAGTACTAACTGCCACCGAAGACCAGGCCATCTGGACAGAGGAAGAGTATGATAATTTTATCATTAATCTTGAGTTTAAAACAGCAGAAGGTACCAATAGCGGTGTGATTGTGTATGCCAGTGATATTGATAACTGGATACCCAATTCCGTTGAAATCCAGATTGCTGATGATTATGCTGAGCAATGGGCCAATGCAGACCCCACCTGGCAGGCAGGAGCTGTTTTTGGACATCTGGCCCCTAAGCGTAGCAAAGTAAAAAAGCCGGGCAAATGGAACAAATATACCATTACCTGCAAAGACCAGATGATCTGGGTGATGCTTAACGGAGAAATGGTAAGTGAGATGGATATGAGCAAATGGACGTCTGCTACAACCAATCCGGACGGATCAGAAATACCATCCTGGCTGAGCACTCCCTTTTCAGAACTACCTACACACGGTAGAATCGGCTTGCAAGGTAAGCATGCCGGAGCACCTATCTGGTTCCGGAATATGAAGGTTAAAATATTGCCTTAA
- a CDS encoding phage holin family protein encodes MLSFIIKWILSAVAVLIAAYILPGVEVESFWAALLVAVILSLFNAVLRPILVILTIPVTVLTLGLFLLVINAVIVLLTDAMVGDFYVSGFWWALIFSLVISVLGAIFDNIAESIG; translated from the coding sequence ATGCTATCATTTATTATCAAATGGATACTTTCGGCGGTGGCTGTGTTAATCGCTGCCTATATACTGCCTGGAGTGGAAGTAGAGAGCTTTTGGGCAGCGCTGCTCGTCGCAGTTATTTTGTCCCTTTTTAATGCGGTATTGCGCCCCATCTTAGTAATTCTAACGATTCCAGTGACTGTGCTGACCCTGGGGTTATTCCTTTTGGTCATCAATGCGGTGATCGTACTCCTGACCGATGCGATGGTAGGCGACTTTTATGTATCCGGCTTCTGGTGGGCACTGATCTTTAGCCTCGTGATCTCAGTTCTAGGCGCTATTTTTGATAATATCGCAGAGAGTATTGGTTAA